Proteins encoded within one genomic window of Halorussus salilacus:
- a CDS encoding DHH family phosphoesterase codes for MSAGITISSMSDYAILGCGSVGHAVAEELVEQGKEVLIIDRDEDRVEALRDQDLNARTADIREEGLVETIADNEVVLILASDVEANKQAVENIRENGGDQFVVVRASDPVSEDELTELGADVVINPSEVIADSALHALETGELEYKAQQLSEVIRDTDEKLAIVTHDNPDPDSIASAVALQAIATTLGVEADILYIGDIGHQENRAFVNLLGIELLPYDDATVDDYDTIALVDHAKATEATFDRPVDVFIDHFEPDEEYEAEFVDIRPSVSSTSTILTKYIQEFDLNVSEEVATALLYGIRAETLDFKRDTTPADLTAAAFLYPFANHDTLEQVESPSMSPETLDVLAEAITNREVQGSHLVSNAGFIRDRDALTQAASHLLNLEGITTTAVFGIADDTIYLAARSKDIRMNIGKVLQDAFSDIGEAAGHSTQASVEIPLGIFTGIETTDDNRDTLLSLTEEAVRRKLFDAMGVEGGEGGNGS; via the coding sequence ATGAGCGCCGGGATTACCATCTCCTCGATGTCCGACTACGCCATCTTGGGCTGTGGTTCGGTCGGGCACGCCGTCGCCGAGGAGCTCGTAGAGCAGGGCAAGGAGGTACTCATCATCGACCGCGACGAGGACCGCGTCGAGGCCCTGCGCGACCAGGACCTCAACGCTCGGACCGCCGACATCCGAGAGGAGGGACTCGTCGAGACCATCGCCGACAACGAGGTCGTGCTCATCCTCGCCTCGGACGTGGAGGCCAACAAGCAGGCGGTCGAGAACATCCGCGAGAACGGCGGCGACCAGTTCGTCGTCGTCCGCGCGAGCGACCCGGTCTCCGAGGACGAACTCACCGAGCTCGGGGCCGACGTGGTCATCAATCCCTCGGAGGTCATCGCCGACTCGGCCCTGCACGCGCTCGAAACCGGCGAACTGGAGTACAAGGCCCAGCAGCTCTCGGAGGTCATCCGCGACACCGACGAGAAGCTCGCCATCGTCACCCACGACAACCCCGACCCCGACTCCATCGCGAGCGCGGTGGCCCTCCAGGCCATCGCCACCACGCTGGGCGTCGAGGCCGACATCCTCTACATCGGCGACATCGGCCACCAGGAGAACCGGGCGTTCGTCAATCTGCTGGGTATCGAACTCCTTCCCTACGACGACGCGACCGTCGACGACTACGACACCATCGCGCTGGTCGACCACGCGAAGGCGACCGAGGCGACCTTCGACCGACCGGTCGACGTATTCATCGACCACTTCGAACCCGACGAGGAGTACGAGGCCGAGTTCGTCGACATCCGCCCGAGCGTGAGTTCGACCTCGACCATCCTCACCAAGTACATTCAGGAGTTCGACCTCAACGTCTCCGAGGAGGTCGCGACCGCCCTGCTCTACGGCATCCGCGCGGAGACGCTGGACTTCAAGCGCGACACCACCCCCGCAGACCTCACGGCCGCGGCCTTCCTCTATCCCTTCGCCAACCACGACACTCTCGAACAGGTCGAGTCGCCCTCGATGTCGCCCGAGACCCTCGACGTGCTCGCGGAGGCCATCACGAACCGCGAAGTCCAGGGGAGCCACCTCGTGAGCAACGCGGGGTTCATCCGCGACCGGGACGCCCTGACGCAGGCGGCCTCCCACCTGCTGAATCTGGAGGGCATCACCACCACCGCCGTCTTCGGCATCGCCGACGACACCATCTATCTCGCCGCCCGCTCGAAGGACATCCGGATGAACATCGGCAAGGTCCTTCAGGACGCCTTCTCGGACATCGGGGAGGCGGCGGGCCACTCGACGCAGGCCAGCGTCGAGATTCCGCTGGGCATCTTCACCGGCATCGAGACCACCGACGACAACCGCGACACCCTGCTGTCGCTCACCGAGGAGGCCGTCAGGCGGAAGCTGTTCGACGCGATGGGCGTCGAGGGCGGCGAGGGCGGGAACGGAAGTTAG
- a CDS encoding PRC-barrel domain-containing protein: MDGTPQEITTLVGREVYSNNGVFVGEVEDVRLDVNGNAVTGLALGELNRELFSDVIEGRNGVMIPYRWVRAVGDVVLINDIIERLQQPNSEEEGEAVV; encoded by the coding sequence ATGGACGGAACACCGCAGGAGATAACGACGCTGGTCGGACGGGAGGTGTACTCGAACAACGGGGTCTTCGTCGGCGAGGTCGAGGACGTTCGGTTGGACGTGAACGGCAACGCCGTGACGGGGCTCGCGCTCGGCGAACTCAACCGCGAACTGTTCTCGGACGTGATCGAGGGGCGAAACGGCGTGATGATACCCTACCGGTGGGTGCGCGCGGTCGGGGACGTGGTGCTCATCAACGACATCATCGAGCGCCTCCAACAGCCGAACAGCGAGGAAGAAGGCGAAGCCGTGGTCTAA
- a CDS encoding aminopeptidase, with protein MPSSDDEPGRDDGEYIGGVGSEELLDADDTLSPTPTQHERLKNHLHGEQFREIKRADRRYLVVGRGGDDAPGKRRRRVRDILDDRPEATAFRLEDFGLSGDELELWVPAFDILSETATHIVGILEDYDGGHVWELGYLYHHQRHIRDVLWLLKRIYGTEATQREKYDNGMAASHLAALEEATGDRVIPWGDPDDLSDAVEKIP; from the coding sequence ATGCCGAGTAGCGACGACGAACCCGGCCGAGACGACGGAGAGTACATCGGAGGTGTCGGTTCGGAGGAGTTGCTCGACGCCGACGACACCCTTTCGCCGACGCCGACTCAGCACGAGCGGTTGAAGAACCACCTCCACGGAGAGCAATTTCGGGAGATCAAGCGGGCCGACCGCCGATACCTCGTCGTCGGACGCGGCGGCGACGACGCTCCCGGAAAGAGACGCCGACGAGTTCGCGACATCCTCGACGACCGCCCGGAAGCGACCGCCTTCCGGCTCGAAGACTTCGGACTCTCCGGCGACGAGCTGGAACTGTGGGTCCCGGCGTTCGACATCCTCTCGGAGACGGCGACCCATATCGTCGGTATTCTGGAGGATTACGACGGCGGGCACGTCTGGGAACTCGGCTATCTCTATCACCATCAGCGCCACATCCGCGACGTCCTCTGGTTGCTGAAGCGTATTTACGGGACCGAAGCCACGCAACGCGAGAAGTACGACAACGGCATGGCGGCCTCACACCTCGCGGCGCTCGAAGAGGCAACCGGCGACCGCGTTATTCCGTGGGGGGACCCCGACGACCTCTCGGACGCAGTGGAGAAGATTCCGTAA
- a CDS encoding AAA family ATPase: MILLVCGPPGAGKTTVAGEARERLRTAGYGFRLLHSDDFSRNTYEKLYERVSADPDADWILDGTFYRREYQERFRGLPDAHLISVVASLELCLKRNREREDSIDRRGVHAMHADFEPPENPDLTLDTEVASVEEAADALGRYVIQWYDNG; the protein is encoded by the coding sequence GTGATACTCCTCGTCTGCGGACCGCCCGGCGCGGGCAAGACCACCGTCGCCGGAGAGGCCCGCGAACGCCTCCGGACCGCGGGCTACGGCTTCCGACTCCTCCACTCCGACGACTTCTCGCGGAACACCTACGAGAAGCTGTACGAGCGCGTGAGCGCGGACCCCGACGCCGACTGGATTCTGGACGGGACTTTCTACCGCCGGGAGTATCAGGAGCGGTTCCGCGGCCTCCCGGACGCCCACCTGATATCGGTCGTCGCGAGTCTGGAACTCTGTCTGAAACGCAACCGGGAGCGCGAGGACTCCATCGACAGACGCGGCGTCCACGCCATGCACGCGGATTTCGAACCGCCGGAGAACCCGGACCTGACCCTCGACACTGAGGTGGCGTCGGTCGAGGAGGCCGCCGACGCGCTGGGACGGTACGTGATTCAGTGGTACGATAACGGGTGA
- a CDS encoding pyridoxal phosphate-dependent aminotransferase, whose product MLSDIAYLDWISGRPDDAEFDLGSSDLRRAPADPGSVVPPALAGLPDPPADATLDGLLADEYGVGPENVLVTAGATHANLLAAAAALDAAAAAGDRGETPRAVVEDPGYEPLVATPRGLGATVDRFARPVAEGCPLDPDRVADALAADGAAADAALVTVTNRHNPSGRRVGRDALRAVAEVAADASGRADAPARLLVDEVYAPFGTDPGDGPFGGPTAVGLPNAVVTNSLTKFLGFGGLRIGWLVADEAFVERARAAKNHVPAVAEPSRRLARRALANADELAAESRERVRTNREALAEFAADRDDLRGSVEPGCSYALLAHEAADGDEVAAAAAERGALVVPGRFFDASEYVRVGACARPDAVRGGLDALGSALDDCSGAGTPDDRSGGRT is encoded by the coding sequence GTGCTCTCCGACATCGCGTACCTCGACTGGATTTCCGGTCGCCCCGACGACGCCGAGTTCGACCTTGGCTCCAGCGACCTCCGGCGCGCGCCCGCCGACCCCGGTTCGGTCGTCCCGCCCGCGCTCGCAGGCCTCCCGGACCCGCCCGCCGACGCGACCCTCGACGGACTGCTCGCCGACGAGTACGGCGTCGGCCCCGAGAACGTGCTCGTGACCGCGGGCGCGACCCACGCCAACCTCCTCGCGGCCGCCGCGGCGCTCGACGCCGCGGCGGCCGCGGGGGACCGCGGGGAGACGCCTCGCGCGGTCGTCGAGGACCCCGGCTACGAACCGCTCGTCGCCACCCCGCGGGGACTCGGCGCGACCGTCGACCGCTTCGCCCGCCCGGTCGCGGAGGGGTGCCCGCTCGACCCCGACCGGGTCGCCGACGCGCTCGCCGCCGACGGGGCGGCGGCCGACGCCGCGCTGGTCACGGTCACGAACCGCCACAATCCAAGCGGGCGGCGGGTAGGGCGGGACGCGCTCCGAGCGGTCGCGGAGGTCGCCGCCGACGCGAGCGGGCGCGCGGACGCGCCCGCTCGCCTGCTCGTGGACGAGGTGTACGCGCCCTTCGGGACCGACCCCGGAGACGGCCCGTTCGGCGGTCCCACGGCGGTCGGACTCCCGAACGCGGTCGTCACGAACTCGCTGACCAAGTTCCTCGGGTTCGGCGGCCTCCGAATCGGCTGGCTGGTCGCCGACGAGGCGTTCGTCGAGCGCGCCCGTGCGGCGAAGAATCACGTCCCGGCGGTCGCCGAGCCGAGTCGGCGACTCGCCCGGCGCGCGCTGGCCAATGCCGACGAACTCGCCGCGGAGTCACGCGAGCGCGTCCGGACGAACCGCGAGGCCCTCGCGGAGTTCGCGGCCGACCGCGACGACCTCCGAGGGAGCGTCGAACCCGGATGCTCGTACGCCCTCCTCGCTCACGAGGCGGCCGACGGCGACGAGGTCGCCGCGGCCGCGGCCGAGCGGGGCGCGCTCGTCGTCCCCGGACGGTTCTTCGACGCCTCGGAGTACGTCCGCGTCGGGGCGTGCGCACGCCCCGACGCGGTTCGCGGGGGACTCGACGCGCTCGGCTCCGCGCTGGACGACTGCTCGGGCGCGGGAACTCCGGACGACCGCTCGGGCGGGAGGACGTAG
- a CDS encoding TrkH family potassium uptake protein, with protein sequence MFDPDVYVDYRTSLSLVGTVLKYIGLAPLFPAAVALYYGESLLPFLATTVAMVAVGTALERLESDPDLGNREAMLFVSLSWLAVPAFGTIPYLLAGQGTVAHPVNALFESMSGFTTTGSTVLGEISFERHSRSILLWRQFTQWLGGMGILVLMVAILPQLSVGGAQIMRQEAPGISIEKLTPRIRETASALWKIYFGFTVAAAAVYYGLHLAGVAPRMDLYNAVAHALTTMPTGGFSPEARSVEAFAPIVQWAVMPFMVVAGTNFALFWYVLRGDPRRLTDNSEFRSYLLAMGVVGAVLAVLLFTGGGLARLPTEIAPIPGNVENSLRQALFQTIAIVTTTGYASMDFNAWDPSAQVVLMLAMFLGGSAGSAAGSIKIVRWYVVHRTMTRELYTSVHPEAVRPVRLPTGPVDEDTIQDVFVFVLIFLSIFAVSTVVVFVDGLAQGLSLSALEAMSVAIATLGNIGPGFGIVGPMDSFERFSAAGKLYMVFLMWIGRLEILTVLVVLTPSYWRR encoded by the coding sequence ATGTTCGACCCCGACGTGTACGTGGACTACCGGACCAGCCTGAGTCTGGTCGGGACCGTCCTCAAGTACATCGGTCTCGCGCCGCTGTTCCCCGCGGCGGTCGCCCTCTACTACGGCGAGAGCCTCCTGCCCTTCCTCGCGACGACCGTCGCCATGGTCGCGGTCGGTACGGCGCTCGAACGACTGGAGTCCGACCCCGACCTCGGGAACCGCGAGGCGATGCTGTTCGTGAGCCTCTCGTGGCTCGCGGTTCCGGCGTTCGGGACGATTCCGTACCTCCTCGCGGGACAGGGGACGGTCGCCCACCCGGTGAACGCGCTGTTCGAGAGCATGAGCGGGTTCACGACCACGGGGTCGACCGTCCTCGGGGAGATATCGTTCGAACGCCACTCGCGGTCGATTCTGCTTTGGCGGCAGTTCACCCAGTGGCTCGGCGGCATGGGAATCCTCGTGCTGATGGTCGCCATCCTCCCCCAGCTCTCGGTCGGTGGGGCCCAGATAATGCGACAGGAAGCGCCGGGCATCTCCATCGAGAAGCTGACCCCCCGCATCCGGGAGACCGCCAGCGCGCTGTGGAAGATATACTTCGGGTTCACGGTGGCCGCGGCGGCGGTGTACTACGGCCTCCACCTCGCCGGGGTCGCGCCCCGGATGGACCTCTACAACGCAGTCGCCCACGCGCTCACCACGATGCCGACCGGCGGGTTCTCGCCGGAGGCCCGGAGCGTCGAGGCGTTCGCCCCGATAGTCCAGTGGGCGGTCATGCCGTTCATGGTCGTCGCGGGGACCAACTTCGCGCTGTTCTGGTACGTCCTCCGGGGCGACCCGCGGAGGCTCACCGACAACAGCGAGTTCCGGTCGTACCTGCTGGCGATGGGGGTCGTCGGTGCTGTGCTGGCGGTATTGCTGTTCACGGGCGGCGGTCTCGCGAGGCTTCCGACCGAGATAGCGCCGATTCCGGGGAACGTCGAGAACTCGCTGCGGCAGGCGCTGTTCCAGACGATAGCCATCGTGACGACCACGGGGTACGCGAGCATGGACTTCAACGCGTGGGACCCCTCGGCGCAGGTCGTGTTGATGCTGGCGATGTTCCTCGGCGGGTCGGCCGGGTCGGCCGCGGGGTCGATCAAGATCGTCCGGTGGTACGTGGTCCACCGGACGATGACTCGCGAACTGTACACGTCGGTCCACCCCGAGGCCGTCCGGCCGGTCCGACTCCCGACCGGTCCCGTCGACGAGGACACGATTCAGGACGTGTTCGTGTTCGTCCTCATCTTCCTCTCCATCTTCGCGGTCTCGACGGTGGTCGTCTTCGTCGACGGCCTCGCGCAGGGGCTGAGCCTCTCGGCGCTGGAGGCGATGAGCGTCGCCATCGCGACGCTCGGGAACATCGGCCCCGGGTTCGGTATCGTCGGTCCGATGGACAGCTTCGAGCGTTTCTCGGCCGCCGGAAAGCTCTACATGGTGTTCCTGATGTGGATCGGCCGCCTCGAAATCCTGACCGTGCTGGTCGTCCTCACGCCGTCGTACTGGCGGCGGTGA
- a CDS encoding DUF5794 domain-containing protein, with amino-acid sequence MSSSQHPIALRLERQVGGATKLLATVMGLPLVDGIFPALVLAGAVDSVTGIVQIGLLVFGGSATVAVILAEMDGTPREQATSVLTVGVGIVAIAAVEAAFAPTIESVLDTVIFERFAALVMLAIAAKTASSRVGEYLPRPAVIVGLGFVASLQPGGFQVATVDYLLILKATAAAATGVAFALAVALTSPWLRDVVDIDRFRFGSAVALGVLPLSILELAPGNAPLAVLAVTSLLAFDPGEATAGDEPETDPIDDDAPADAGASSGVQALATDGSGDRDGDSSYGYPDDEREPWL; translated from the coding sequence ATGAGTAGCTCACAGCATCCGATAGCGCTTCGCCTGGAGCGACAGGTAGGCGGCGCGACGAAGCTACTGGCCACCGTGATGGGCCTGCCGCTGGTGGACGGCATCTTCCCGGCGCTGGTCCTCGCGGGCGCGGTCGACTCCGTCACCGGAATCGTCCAGATCGGCTTGCTGGTCTTCGGCGGGAGCGCCACCGTCGCGGTCATCCTCGCGGAGATGGACGGCACGCCCCGCGAGCAGGCTACGTCGGTGCTGACGGTCGGCGTCGGCATCGTCGCCATCGCGGCGGTCGAGGCGGCGTTCGCTCCGACCATCGAGAGCGTGCTCGACACCGTCATCTTCGAGCGGTTCGCCGCGCTGGTCATGCTCGCCATCGCCGCCAAGACCGCGAGCTCGCGCGTCGGCGAGTACCTTCCCCGTCCGGCGGTCATCGTCGGCCTCGGGTTCGTCGCCAGCCTCCAGCCCGGCGGCTTTCAGGTCGCGACGGTCGACTACCTGCTCATCCTGAAGGCCACCGCGGCGGCGGCCACGGGCGTCGCGTTCGCGCTGGCCGTCGCGCTGACCTCGCCGTGGCTGCGCGACGTCGTGGACATCGACCGCTTCCGGTTCGGGAGCGCGGTCGCGCTGGGCGTCCTGCCACTGAGCATCCTCGAACTCGCGCCCGGCAACGCCCCGCTGGCGGTGCTGGCGGTCACCAGCCTGCTCGCGTTCGACCCCGGCGAGGCGACCGCCGGGGACGAGCCCGAGACCGATCCGATAGACGACGACGCGCCCGCGGACGCGGGCGCGTCGTCGGGCGTGCAGGCGCTCGCGACCGACGGCTCGGGCGACCGCGATGGCGACTCGTCGTACGGCTACCCCGACGACGAGCGTGAACCCTGGCTGTGA
- the guaB gene encoding IMP dehydrogenase yields the protein MARDSTPGGTYTEKLRVPEALTFDDVLLRPKESRVEPDEADVSTRVSTNVELEVPVLSAAMDTVTQSELAIEMARHGGLGVLHRNMEVDEVVAEVERVKRADELIIRDVVTASPDQTVREVDEMMEDEGVSGAPVVGDDDRVLGIISGTDIRPYLEVGESDEVREAMTDEVITATEDVTAREALELMYEHKIERVPVVDDGDHLLGLVTMQGILQRREYGNAARDESGRLRCGVAVGPFETDRAVAVDEAGADVLFIDCAHAHNLNVIDGAREIEESVEADVVVGNVGTREAAEDIVDFADGLKVGIGPGSICTTRVVSGAGMPQISAVAQVADVAADHDVPVIADGGIRYSGDAIKAIAAGADAVMLGSYFAGTDEAPGRVITINGKKYKQYRGMGSVGAMASGDGDRYLKDEPDDEEEYVPEGVEAAKPYKGSLESELHQLVGGMQSGMGYVGGSTIPEFKERSEFVRVSSAGQQESHPHDVMITDEAPNYSPSE from the coding sequence ATGGCGAGAGATTCTACCCCCGGCGGAACGTACACGGAGAAGCTCCGCGTACCCGAGGCCCTGACGTTCGACGACGTGCTCCTTCGACCCAAGGAGAGCCGCGTCGAACCCGACGAGGCCGACGTGAGCACTCGCGTCTCGACCAACGTCGAACTCGAAGTCCCCGTCCTCTCGGCCGCGATGGACACCGTGACCCAGAGCGAACTGGCCATCGAGATGGCGCGCCACGGCGGTCTCGGCGTCCTCCACCGGAACATGGAGGTCGACGAGGTCGTGGCCGAGGTCGAGCGCGTCAAGCGCGCCGACGAACTCATCATCCGCGACGTGGTGACCGCCAGCCCCGACCAGACCGTCCGCGAAGTCGACGAGATGATGGAGGACGAGGGCGTCTCGGGCGCGCCCGTCGTCGGCGACGACGACCGCGTGCTGGGAATCATCTCGGGCACCGACATCCGGCCGTACCTCGAAGTCGGCGAGTCCGACGAGGTCCGGGAGGCGATGACCGACGAGGTCATCACCGCGACCGAGGACGTGACCGCACGCGAGGCGCTCGAACTCATGTACGAGCACAAGATAGAGCGCGTCCCGGTCGTCGACGACGGCGACCACCTGCTCGGGCTCGTCACGATGCAGGGCATCCTCCAGCGCAGGGAGTACGGCAACGCCGCCCGCGACGAGTCGGGTCGCCTCCGATGCGGCGTCGCGGTCGGTCCCTTCGAGACCGACCGCGCTGTCGCGGTCGACGAGGCGGGTGCCGACGTGCTCTTCATCGACTGCGCGCACGCGCACAACCTCAACGTCATCGACGGTGCGCGCGAGATCGAGGAGTCGGTCGAGGCCGACGTGGTGGTCGGCAACGTCGGCACCCGCGAGGCCGCCGAGGACATCGTGGACTTCGCCGACGGCCTGAAGGTCGGCATCGGCCCCGGTTCCATCTGCACCACCCGAGTGGTCTCGGGCGCGGGCATGCCCCAGATTTCGGCGGTCGCGCAGGTCGCCGACGTGGCGGCCGACCACGACGTGCCGGTCATCGCAGACGGCGGCATCCGATACTCGGGCGACGCCATCAAGGCCATCGCGGCGGGTGCTGACGCCGTAATGTTAGGCTCCTACTTCGCGGGCACCGACGAAGCGCCCGGTCGCGTCATCACCATCAACGGCAAGAAGTACAAGCAGTACCGCGGGATGGGGTCGGTCGGCGCGATGGCGTCGGGCGACGGCGACCGCTACCTCAAGGACGAACCCGACGACGAGGAGGAGTACGTCCCCGAGGGCGTCGAGGCCGCCAAGCCCTACAAGGGGAGTCTGGAGAGCGAACTCCACCAGCTCGTCGGCGGGATGCAGTCGGGAATGGGCTACGTCGGCGGCTCGACGATTCCGGAGTTCAAGGAGCGAAGCGAGTTCGTGCGGGTCTCCTCGGCGGGCCAGCAGGAGAGCCACCCCCACGACGTGATGATCACCGACGAAGCGCCCAACTACTCGCCCAGCGAGTGA
- a CDS encoding IS6 family transposase encodes MPEFSRLNECSDWIELEFVEREATPEPLMKLSIHLHAAGLSLSDTVSILEKFGVKRCRSTIHNWVQKADLQPTDGKSPNHVAVDETVIQLNNQRYWLYAAVDPETNEFLHVKLYPTRTIVVTKQFLTELQEKHRVGDAVFLVDGAPWLQAALFEKNLRFQYVRHGNRNSVERVFKELKRRTKQFANHFRHATHRSAENWLQTFAFAWNQLI; translated from the coding sequence ATGCCAGAATTCAGCCGCCTCAACGAATGTAGCGACTGGATCGAGTTAGAGTTTGTGGAGCGAGAAGCGACACCGGAGCCGCTGATGAAGCTCAGTATCCACCTGCATGCGGCCGGATTATCACTCTCGGATACTGTTTCTATCTTAGAGAAGTTCGGTGTCAAACGGTGTCGCTCCACTATCCACAATTGGGTGCAGAAAGCCGATCTACAGCCGACTGACGGCAAAAGCCCGAATCACGTTGCGGTCGATGAAACGGTGATTCAACTCAACAATCAACGCTACTGGCTGTACGCCGCCGTCGATCCCGAAACTAACGAATTCCTCCACGTCAAGCTCTATCCGACACGAACTATCGTTGTGACGAAGCAGTTTCTCACCGAATTGCAAGAGAAACACCGCGTCGGTGACGCGGTGTTTCTCGTCGATGGCGCACCGTGGTTACAGGCCGCACTCTTCGAGAAAAACCTCCGATTTCAGTATGTTCGCCACGGAAATCGGAACAGCGTCGAACGTGTTTTCAAAGAACTAAAACGCCGAACCAAACAATTCGCCAATCATTTCCGCCACGCGACCCACCGCTCCGCCGAAAATTGGTTGCAAACCTTCGCCTTCGCATGGAATCAGCTAATCTGA
- a CDS encoding ArsR family transcriptional regulator, translating into MHPKARQPGGGEESSKSEFNTWEALQRATDDTRANIIADIVGHPKGAPSVDELDYMNPSLKKDAIRNHLKILRDVGVVEELEIEAGNRMREFPYKFYRLTKVARDLFDRNGLFPEEAWRRQYERVQKTGEIRELQEMPRPDP; encoded by the coding sequence ATGCACCCGAAAGCGAGGCAACCCGGGGGAGGCGAGGAATCGTCGAAGTCCGAGTTCAACACCTGGGAAGCGCTCCAGAGGGCCACCGACGACACTCGCGCGAACATCATCGCCGACATCGTCGGGCATCCGAAGGGCGCTCCGAGCGTCGACGAACTCGATTACATGAACCCGAGTCTGAAGAAGGACGCCATCAGAAACCATCTCAAGATACTGCGCGATGTCGGCGTCGTCGAGGAACTCGAAATCGAGGCCGGAAACCGGATGCGCGAGTTCCCCTACAAGTTCTACCGACTCACGAAGGTTGCCCGAGACCTGTTCGACAGGAACGGACTGTTCCCCGAGGAGGCGTGGCGACGGCAGTACGAGCGCGTCCAGAAGACCGGGGAGATTCGAGAGTTGCAGGAGATGCCGCGTCCGGACCCGTAG
- a CDS encoding spermidine synthase has translation MGDLREYATDVTKPEVAVFVSGVASMGLEILAGRIVAPQYGSSIYTWGSIIAVFLAALSLGYHYGGKRAASRATTDRLIRLFVLTAGYVAVVIFADDLLLAAAAAMPLPYRFASLPAVILLFGLPTYLLGFVSPYAAQLSEKEGVGEASGHVYAVGTIGSIVGAFGTTFFLIPALGIDRIALAFGLLLTATAVWLAAPRLRRRSVFAALAVSLVLVAAVASGSLGFSTGGKVVYQTQTPYQELEVADLGDTRTLYLDGQRHSAMDKSDPDRHVFDYTRYFHAPYLFADDPDDIDRVLFVGGGGFTGPKRFVEEYNATVDVVEIDPEVIDVAERYFGVEESEQLNVHNADGRQFLRETDREYDLIVLDAYKKDKVPFQLTTVEFMQLANDRLSEEGMLFANLISAPDGSASQFYRAEYKTMARVFPQVYAFPTSETGAVQNIELVATKNDTRITEAQLRERNDRRDIGIDLSAEIESYRHDESTDDVPVLTDDHAPVDSLMDPMMGQRYVVEESERNESEDRPRARDARPGASVAPSESAFDLELAAPGSGPATPDLGPALTAASTTA, from the coding sequence ATGGGTGACCTCCGCGAATACGCGACGGACGTGACCAAGCCCGAAGTCGCCGTGTTCGTCTCGGGCGTGGCGAGCATGGGCCTCGAAATCCTCGCCGGGCGAATCGTTGCGCCCCAGTACGGCAGTTCCATCTATACGTGGGGGAGCATCATCGCGGTGTTCCTCGCGGCGCTGAGCCTCGGCTACCACTACGGCGGCAAGCGCGCGGCGTCCCGGGCGACCACCGACCGGCTGATTCGGCTGTTCGTCCTCACGGCGGGGTACGTCGCGGTCGTCATCTTCGCCGACGACCTGCTGTTGGCGGCGGCCGCGGCGATGCCCCTGCCCTACCGGTTCGCGTCCCTGCCCGCCGTCATCCTGCTGTTCGGCCTGCCGACGTACCTGCTGGGGTTCGTCAGCCCCTACGCCGCACAGCTCTCGGAGAAGGAGGGCGTCGGCGAGGCGTCGGGCCACGTCTACGCCGTGGGGACCATCGGGAGCATCGTCGGCGCGTTCGGGACGACGTTCTTCCTCATCCCCGCGCTGGGCATCGACCGCATCGCGCTGGCGTTCGGCCTGCTGTTGACCGCGACCGCGGTCTGGCTCGCGGCCCCGCGGCTCCGTCGCCGGTCGGTGTTCGCCGCGCTCGCGGTCTCGCTGGTGCTGGTCGCCGCGGTCGCCAGCGGGTCGCTGGGCTTCTCGACCGGCGGGAAGGTGGTCTACCAGACCCAGACGCCGTATCAGGAACTGGAGGTCGCCGACCTCGGGGACACCCGGACGCTGTACCTCGACGGCCAGCGACACAGCGCGATGGACAAGAGCGACCCCGACCGGCACGTCTTCGACTACACGCGGTACTTCCACGCGCCGTACCTGTTCGCCGACGACCCCGACGACATCGACCGCGTGCTGTTCGTCGGCGGCGGCGGGTTCACCGGCCCCAAGCGGTTCGTCGAGGAGTACAACGCCACCGTGGACGTGGTCGAGATAGACCCCGAGGTCATCGACGTGGCCGAGCGCTACTTCGGGGTCGAGGAGTCCGAGCAGTTGAACGTCCACAACGCCGACGGCCGCCAGTTCCTCCGCGAGACCGACCGCGAGTACGACCTCATCGTCCTCGACGCCTACAAGAAGGACAAGGTGCCGTTCCAGCTGACCACCGTGGAGTTCATGCAGCTGGCCAACGACCGCCTCTCGGAGGAGGGCATGCTCTTCGCCAACCTCATCTCCGCGCCCGACGGCTCGGCCTCGCAGTTCTACCGCGCCGAGTACAAGACGATGGCCCGGGTGTTCCCGCAGGTCTACGCCTTCCCGACCTCCGAGACGGGCGCGGTTCAGAACATCGAACTCGTCGCGACCAAGAACGACACCCGGATCACCGAGGCCCAGCTCCGCGAGCGCAACGACCGCCGGGACATCGGCATCGACCTCTCGGCGGAGATAGAGTCCTACCGCCACGACGAGTCGACCGACGACGTGCCGGTGCTGACCGACGACCACGCGCCCGTCGACAGCCTCATGGACCCCATGATGGGCCAGCGGTACGTGGTCGAGGAGTCCGAGCGAAACGAGAGTGAGGACCGGCCGCGGGCCCGCGACGCTCGCCCGGGGGCGAGCGTCGCGCCGAGTGAGTCGGCGTTCGACCTCGAACTCGCGGCTCCCGGCTCTGGCCCCGCGACTCCGGACCTCGGACCCGCCCTCACCGCCGCCAGTACGACGGCGTGA